A window from Pseudomonas frederiksbergensis encodes these proteins:
- a CDS encoding DsbA family protein encodes MILHYIYDPLCGWCYGAKPLVHAAQAVLPVIAHGGGMMTGANRQTVSPQLRNYVMPHDRRIAEYTGQPFGEAYFEGLLRDETAVFDSAPPIAAVLAAEQIAGRGLELLGRLQSAHYEEGRRIADEAVLLELAKDLGLEPQAFQAAFKEAETDRHIKDSRALLAEVGGQGFPTFALERNGQFTLIDIGPWLGKPQAFAAWLSQSLPAQTSSSELQACGLNGCAD; translated from the coding sequence ATGATCCTTCACTACATTTACGACCCGTTATGCGGCTGGTGCTATGGCGCAAAACCGCTGGTGCACGCCGCCCAGGCTGTATTGCCAGTGATCGCCCACGGCGGCGGCATGATGACCGGCGCCAATCGCCAGACCGTCTCGCCACAACTGCGCAACTACGTGATGCCCCATGACCGGCGTATCGCCGAGTACACCGGCCAGCCGTTCGGCGAGGCGTATTTCGAGGGATTGCTGCGTGATGAGACGGCGGTGTTCGATTCCGCACCGCCGATTGCCGCAGTGCTGGCGGCCGAGCAGATTGCCGGCCGAGGGCTGGAGTTGCTGGGGCGATTGCAGAGTGCTCACTACGAGGAAGGTCGGCGCATTGCCGATGAAGCGGTGTTGTTAGAACTCGCGAAAGACCTCGGTCTGGAACCTCAAGCGTTCCAGGCTGCTTTCAAGGAAGCTGAAACCGATCGCCACATCAAGGACAGTCGAGCGTTGCTGGCCGAAGTCGGCGGCCAGGGTTTCCCTACCTTCGCCCTGGAACGCAACGGCCAATTTACCCTGATCGATATCGGCCCGTGGCTCGGCAAGCCGCAAGCCTTCGCGGCATGGCTGAGTCAGTCGCTTCCCGCACAAACGTCATCATCGGAGCTTCAAGCCTGTGGCCTGAACGGCTGCGCCGATTGA
- a CDS encoding TonB-dependent receptor: protein MPAPFRLTPVTLGLSAFLSAGFACAAPTVLPETSISAEAEADDPRVKETSTATRTATPVRYVPQAIDSIKTANVVDYGTNDLGTALSGIPNVSSGADTRFDSLRIRGFDASNDFYLDGIRDDSQYVRDLHNIERIEVLKGPAAVLYGRGSQGGIVNRVSKLPEFGRRSTLEAQGGSDDLRSLYADLSTDPSENISLRLNMGNMDQNSFRDGVSGNRQLFAPSMSWQLTPDLNWLVQYEYSRYNRTPDRGIPGVNGRPADVGRDTTYGSEHDFIDDKSQSLRSKLSYELSDNWQLRHTLGVFKLNSDFDNTYLTGYTPATNKVTRQHWQQDLSTRNVYNNVELEGGFDTFGLEHRLLTGIEIGSQRRDPTLYNAATGRGTQPVPALDLYNPDRNLRHTGRMQVSSSSHTEVESRAVYVQDQLRLNDQWQLLAGLRYDTFDIESTNKLRDISEDRDSHSTSPRVGLVWTPLQNHSFYASWTKTFSPVGGGLIGITPGAAGNSNDLSPELTKQKEIGVKSDWLDDRLSTTLAIYELELYNRRTSDPDNPTVTLMTGLQRSRGIELTGTGKIAGNWYVRGGVGVQDATVEKDNNGFEGKRISNVAKHNGSLFLTWKPEMGWYAETGLTLVGQRYADNLNTTVLPGYGRWDALAGFRQKDWDLRAALNNISDKTYYSSATSAAQIQPGEPRSVVVTGTYSF from the coding sequence ATGCCTGCCCCCTTTCGCCTCACACCCGTCACCCTTGGGCTTTCTGCATTTCTCTCGGCCGGTTTTGCCTGCGCCGCCCCCACTGTTTTACCCGAGACGTCGATCAGCGCCGAAGCCGAAGCCGATGACCCACGCGTGAAAGAAACCAGCACCGCGACCCGCACCGCCACGCCGGTGCGCTACGTTCCACAAGCCATCGACTCGATTAAAACCGCGAACGTCGTGGATTACGGCACCAACGACCTGGGCACCGCGTTGAGCGGCATCCCCAACGTCAGCAGCGGCGCCGACACTCGCTTCGACAGCCTGCGCATCCGCGGTTTCGACGCCAGCAACGACTTCTACCTCGACGGCATCCGCGACGACAGCCAATACGTGCGCGATTTGCACAACATCGAACGCATCGAAGTGCTCAAAGGCCCGGCCGCTGTTTTGTATGGTCGTGGCAGTCAGGGCGGGATCGTCAATCGGGTCAGCAAACTGCCCGAGTTCGGTCGCCGTTCGACCCTCGAGGCCCAGGGCGGCAGCGACGATTTGCGCAGCCTCTACGCCGACCTCAGCACCGACCCGAGCGAGAACATCAGCCTGCGCCTGAACATGGGCAACATGGATCAAAACAGCTTCCGCGATGGCGTGAGCGGCAATCGCCAACTGTTCGCTCCGTCGATGAGCTGGCAACTGACGCCGGACCTGAACTGGCTGGTGCAGTACGAATACAGCCGCTACAACCGTACGCCGGATCGCGGAATCCCCGGGGTAAACGGACGCCCGGCGGACGTAGGACGGGATACGACCTACGGCAGCGAGCACGATTTCATCGACGACAAGTCGCAATCCCTGCGCTCGAAGCTCAGTTATGAACTCAGCGACAACTGGCAGCTGCGCCATACCCTGGGCGTGTTCAAGCTCAACAGCGATTTCGACAACACCTACCTGACCGGTTACACCCCGGCGACCAACAAGGTCACGCGCCAGCACTGGCAACAGGACCTGAGCACCCGCAACGTCTACAACAACGTCGAGCTGGAAGGCGGTTTCGACACGTTCGGCCTTGAGCATCGCTTGCTGACCGGTATCGAAATCGGTAGCCAGCGGCGCGACCCTACGCTGTACAACGCGGCCACCGGGCGCGGGACTCAGCCAGTGCCGGCGCTGGACCTGTACAACCCCGACCGCAATTTGCGCCATACCGGGCGGATGCAAGTGTCCAGCAGCTCTCACACCGAAGTCGAAAGCCGTGCGGTGTACGTGCAGGATCAACTGCGCCTGAACGATCAATGGCAACTGCTGGCGGGTTTGCGTTACGACACTTTCGATATCGAGTCGACCAACAAGCTGCGGGACATTTCCGAAGATCGCGACAGCCATAGCACCAGCCCACGTGTAGGACTGGTATGGACGCCGCTGCAGAATCATTCCTTCTACGCCTCCTGGACCAAGACCTTTTCCCCGGTCGGCGGCGGTTTGATCGGTATCACCCCAGGCGCCGCCGGCAACAGCAACGACCTGAGCCCCGAGCTGACCAAGCAAAAGGAAATCGGCGTGAAAAGCGATTGGCTCGATGATCGCCTGAGCACCACGTTGGCGATCTACGAACTGGAACTTTACAACCGTCGTACCAGCGATCCCGATAATCCGACCGTCACCTTGATGACCGGCCTGCAACGTTCCCGCGGGATCGAGCTGACGGGTACCGGCAAAATTGCCGGCAATTGGTACGTGCGCGGTGGCGTGGGTGTGCAGGACGCGACGGTCGAGAAGGACAACAACGGCTTTGAAGGCAAACGCATCAGCAACGTGGCCAAGCACAACGGCAGCCTGTTCCTGACGTGGAAACCGGAAATGGGCTGGTACGCCGAAACCGGTCTGACCCTGGTGGGCCAACGTTACGCCGACAACCTCAACACCACCGTGCTGCCGGGTTATGGCCGCTGGGATGCCTTGGCCGGGTTCCGGCAGAAGGATTGGGACCTGCGCGCGGCGCTGAACAACATCAGCGACAAGACCTATTACTCGTCGGCCACCAGTGCGGCGCAGATTCAACCGGGCGAACCGCGCAGTGTGGTCGTGACCGGGACCTACAGCTTCTAA
- a CDS encoding OprD family porin produces the protein MLNKRISLIALGMLSATQVMANDQAESKGFVEDSSLKVLLRNAYINRDKKDGNADQREWGQAAIGTYTSGFTQGTVGVGVDAFGLYGLRLDRGSHSGGQGIDFFKEGDSGNPAGDLAKAGGAVKFRVSSTVLTYGDQMPVLPVLSYDNGRLLPESYTGTLITSKEIDGLELNAGRFTAESRKSAEGHDSGGLKSINVLGGSYQFTEQFKAALYASDVEDVLKKQYVNANYVFPIDKDQSLTLDFNGYRTKLDSSYVRENTVPGQSIVTGDDNKIWSLAATFATGAHSFTLAHQRSTGDSNLGYAYGGYQKDQGRVGDGGNTIYLANSYWSDFNAEDERSWQLGYGLDFSTFGIPGLSYNFAYVRGDNITTSTSEGGTEREIFNQFKYVVQSGPAKDLSVKLRSSILRVSQKSSEYNSSGNEVRVFVDYPINIF, from the coding sequence ATGTTGAACAAGCGAATCAGCCTGATCGCTCTGGGGATGTTGAGTGCTACACAGGTCATGGCTAACGACCAGGCCGAGTCCAAGGGTTTTGTTGAAGACAGCAGCCTCAAAGTGCTGCTGCGCAATGCCTACATCAATCGCGACAAAAAAGACGGCAACGCCGACCAGCGTGAATGGGGTCAGGCTGCCATCGGCACCTACACCTCGGGCTTCACCCAAGGTACCGTCGGCGTGGGCGTTGATGCCTTCGGTCTGTACGGCTTGCGTCTGGACCGTGGTAGCCACAGCGGCGGCCAAGGCATCGACTTCTTCAAGGAAGGCGACAGCGGTAACCCGGCCGGCGACCTGGCCAAAGCCGGCGGCGCAGTAAAATTCCGCGTATCCAGCACCGTTCTGACTTACGGCGACCAGATGCCAGTGCTGCCGGTGTTGAGCTACGACAACGGTCGCCTGCTGCCGGAAAGCTACACCGGCACGCTGATCACCTCCAAGGAGATCGACGGCCTGGAACTGAACGCCGGCCGCTTCACCGCCGAATCGCGCAAAAGCGCTGAAGGCCATGACAGCGGCGGCTTGAAGTCGATCAACGTATTGGGCGGCAGTTACCAGTTCACCGAACAGTTCAAGGCTGCGCTGTACGCCTCCGACGTCGAAGACGTGCTGAAGAAGCAATACGTGAACGCCAACTACGTGTTCCCGATCGACAAGGATCAGTCCCTGACCCTGGACTTCAACGGCTACCGCACCAAGCTGGACAGTTCCTACGTCCGCGAAAACACCGTGCCCGGCCAAAGCATCGTCACCGGCGACGACAACAAGATCTGGAGCCTGGCCGCCACCTTCGCCACCGGCGCGCACTCGTTCACGCTCGCCCACCAGCGCAGCACCGGCGACAGCAACCTGGGCTATGCCTACGGTGGCTACCAGAAGGACCAAGGTCGCGTCGGCGATGGCGGCAACACCATCTACCTGGCGAACTCCTACTGGTCCGACTTCAACGCCGAAGACGAACGCAGCTGGCAGCTGGGCTACGGCCTGGACTTCAGCACCTTCGGCATTCCAGGCCTGAGCTACAACTTCGCCTACGTGCGCGGCGACAACATCACCACTTCCACCAGCGAAGGCGGCACCGAGCGCGAAATCTTCAACCAGTTCAAGTACGTCGTGCAAAGCGGCCCGGCCAAAGACCTGAGCGTGAAACTGCGCAGCTCGATCCTGCGTGTGTCGCAGAAATCGAGTGAGTACAACTCCAGCGGTAATGAAGTGCGTGTGTTCGTGGATTACCCGATCAACATTTTCTGA